From a region of the Daphnia magna isolate NIES linkage group LG1, ASM2063170v1.1, whole genome shotgun sequence genome:
- the LOC116918161 gene encoding uncharacterized protein LOC116918161, producing the protein MVVGIGVPPIGMSPHLLEDAMENQSSYASSLVTECNTSKMSSGVTVSSTPSTENSSSGLAGVGGSSGILVDAEDRSSTSPSLPSLFGLSLRIRSASLPSLIELCITCFDDDGGVLESAANYPNIFFLMHKWFTTSESLANDLWRLFESGKPSYHADYQSLLATVQQSARTDANGSQETGPSSRPSSVILSRKQDDYNGNLGLRSPSLMRAANGRSNSVLIPRPACIGADDDNYFSYHYSKLSAMAADGVDMSNQLSDKSSSSEKNQMDIPRSSDQCSALSQCKHDQQALCQIYKFRRSVCYAVRFWIRQFPVHFDLDAKLSSLVKDWQRWLTTDDRFHCAELAPLIDLGCLPSYDWIRNISVRDPSVKHCRKVSLVFNHLEPSELAKHLTYLEHRIMRRISFQDYKQYAVTGSLSDNPRLERSVNLFNGLTQWVQCMVLSRSTPQQRAEVVVKLIDVTKKLKELRNFNSLMAVVGGLSHSSLARLSRTSSRVPADSQRSLAELTEFLSSSSNFSNYRRALQECKGFKIPILGVHMKDLISLHVALSDSLEGGLINFRKMAQLSLIFQELQELQNATPPTGANVDLVNTLRVSLELAYTEDEIYELSLAREPRDSLSPQSSPTRPSLLGDWPTTGQANPTQTSLTPNTAVNLVPHDASRSSSLSSPHTISLSLSLPAESLPQRLSSTGSDNEQDGLGGGLGAAERKKTLEERMNEMVDAVFGQPKHELLKLIQRSPPSGNPIASCVGTTEEPPQQQQHQPNGMTDVDRQSRHDFQETNSFRPCTCAHCNGLLWGPLRQGYKCKECGLTAHKMCKDVMTVTCRPKSLITSPFTDAFQSGSGRTRFRRRKKLNSHSDVDNLESGLLAMDCSCDLSCQSPCSRLSSMSMLHHQQGSCDTSEFRHQGDKSALLSGALATAGAGGESSSALTSRSQLFRSPKRRSLIATNNPAAAAIAAATSPMPIRQRKSSLSFTSPCRSFPGTNPSVEVQPSLTLRSSLSASPRRKISDTLHFLGSPSSSSPTSSSCPCHGHHS; encoded by the exons ATGGTCGTTGGGATTGGCGTCCCACCGATTGGAATGTCCCCGCATCTTCTTGAAGACGCCATGGAAAATCAGAGTAGCTACGCATCCAGCCTTGTCACAG AATGTAACACGTCTAAGATGTCATCTGGAGTCACCGTATCATCGACGCCCTCCACAGAAAACAGCAGCTCCGGTCTCGCTGGCGTCGGAGGAAGTAGCGGAATACTCGTGGATGCCGAGGACCGTTCCAGCACGTCGCCCAGTTTACCATCCCTGTTTGGACTTTCATTAAGGATCCGATCAGCTTCATTGCCGTCCCTCATCGAACTCTGCATTACGTGTTTTG ACGACGACGGTGGTGTACTGGAATCTGCCGCTAACTATCCTAACATCTTCTTCCTGATGCATAAGTGGTTCACCACATCCGAATCACTGGCCAACGACTTATGGCGCTTATTTGAATCAGGAAAGCCGTCCTATCACGCGGACTATCAGAGTCTGCTCGCCACAGTTCAACAGAGTGCCAGAACGGACGCGAACGGGAGCCAGGAAACTGGCCCGTCTTCTCGTCCGTCGAGCGTTATACTGTCGCGAAAACAG GACGATTACAATGGGAATTTAGGCCTGAGAAGTCCGTCTCTGATGCGGGCAGCCAACGGCCGTTCTAATTCGGTCCTAATCCCGCGGCCGGCGTGCATTGGCGCCGATGACGATAACTATTTCAGCTATCATTATAGCAAGCTAAGTGCCATGGCAGCCGACGGCGTCGACATGTCCAACCAATTAAGTGACAAATCCAGTTCGTCGGAGAAAAATCAAATGGACATCCCGCGGTCGAGTGATCAGTGTTCAGCGCTTAGCCAGTGCAAGCACGACCAGCAGGCGTTGTGTCAGATCTACAAGTTCCGGCGTTCCGTTTGCTACGCTGTTCGCTTTTGGATCCGACAGTTCCCTGTTCATTTTGATCTGGACGCCAAACTGTCGTCTCTCGTCAAGGATTGGCAGCGATGGTTGACCACCGATGATCGGTTTCATTGCGCTGAATTGGCCCCACTGATTGATCTCGGTTGCCTACCTTCGTACGACTGGATCCGCAACATCTCCGTTCGCGATCCCAGCGTCAAACATTGCCGCAAAGTATCGCTAGTCTTCAACCATCTGGAGCCTTCTGAACTAGCTAAACATTTGACCTATCTAGAGCATCGCATCATGAGGCGAATTAGT TTTCAGGATTACAAGCAGTACGCCGTTACGGGTTCACTAAGCGATAACCCTCGTTTAGAACGGTCGGTCAACTTGTTCAATGGCCTCACTCAATGGGTTCAATGTATGGTCTTGAGTCGGAGCACACCTCAGCAACGAGCCGAAGTCGTTGTTAAACTCATTGACGTCACCAAG AAACTGAAGGAGCTTCGAAACTTCAACTCGCTGATGGCTGTCGTTGGTGGACTGAGTCATAGCTCCTTAGCGCGTCTAAGTCGGACATCGTCTCGCGTTCCAGCCGACTCGCAACGATCGCTCGCTGAACTAACCgagtttctttcttcttcgtccAACTTCTCTAATTACAGACGAGCACTTCAAGAATGCAAAGGCTTCAAGATACCCATTTT AGGCGTGCATATGAAGGACCTGATCTCTCTCCATGTTGCCCTCTCGGATTCACTGGAAGGCGGCCTCATAAACTTTCGTAAAATGGCCCAACTATCGCTCATTTTTCAAGAGCTCCAGGAATTGCAGAATGCTACGCCCCCTACGGGAGCCAATGTAGATCTCGTCAACACCTTAAGG GTTTCTCTGGAATTAGCCTATACCGAGGATGAAATTTATGAATTGTCATTGGCAAGGGAGCCCAGAGATTCGTTGTCG CCTCAGTCTTCTCCTACCCGGCCATCGCTCCTGGGCGACTGGCCTACGACAGGACAAGCAAATCCAACACAAACATCTTTGACACCCAACACGGCCGTCAATCTGGTTCCA cACGATGCATCACGGTCATCGTCACTTTCTTCACCACACACGATTTCGTTGTCACTGTCGCTACCAGCTGAGTCGCTGCCACAAAGACTGAGTTCAACTGGTAGCGATAACGAACAGGACGGCTTGGGTGGCGGTTTGGGCGCTGCGGAACGGAAAAAAACGCTCGAAGAACGAATGAACGAAATGGTTGACGCAGTTTTTGGCCAACCCAAACATGAGCTGCTCAAACTCATCCAGCGTTCGCCTCCATCTGGGAATCCGATTGCTTCTTGCGTGGGAACAACTGAAGAACCGccccagcagcaacaacatcagCCTAATGGGATGACTGACGTTGACCGCCAATCCCGACACGATTTTCAAGAAACGAATTCCTTCAGACCATGTACTTGTGCTCATTGTAACGGATTG TTATGGGGACCATTGCGTCAAGGCTACAAATGCAAAGAATGCGGCCTCACCGCTCACAAGATGTGCAAGGACGTCATGACGGTTACGTGCCGACCCAAAAGCCTCATCACAAGTCCTTTCACAG ATGCATTCCAGAGCGGATCGGGTAGAACAAGGTTCAGGCGCCGCAAGAAGTTGAACAGTCACTCAGACGTTGATAACCTGGAAAGTGGTTTACTTGCCATGGATTGTTCTTGCGATCTAAGTTGCCAATCGCCTTGCAGTCGTCTGTCCAGCATGAGTATGCTTCACCATCAACAGGGTTCTTGCGATACGTCCGAATTTCGTCATCAGG GGGACAAGTCAGCGTTGCTTAGCGGAGCGCTGGCGACCGCTGGAGCTGGCGGTGAATCAAGCTCGGCCCTTACTTCCCGTAGTCAACTGTTCCGCAGCCCGAAGCGACGCAGTTTGATAGCGACAAATAATCCAGCTGCAGCGGCCATCGCAGCAGCAACTAGTCCAATGCCGATCCGCCAACGCAAATCATCGCTCTCTTTCACTAGCCCTTGCCGAAGCTTTCCAG GAACCAATCCTTCTGTTGAAGTTCAGCCATCGTTGACGTTGCGCTCTTCGTTATCTGCGTCCCCGCGGAGGAAGATAAGCGATACGCTGCATTTTCTTGGATCTCCTTCTTCGTCATCGCCCACGTCCTCGTCTTGCCCGTGTCACGGGCATCACTCATGA
- the LOC116918456 gene encoding uncharacterized protein LOC116918456, whose protein sequence is MSYRPGGSQSRNRRLIPQKLSHFFSSFPDSYEFPAVPDWLLRRPMGSVWCVPKSPQQQHRHGSARNTGRRNRIEPESNAQFLPRNRSSSRKRTDKVADLTYKNTWSSFLKTSKSDQVTFFPIKAPPTMVEPVNGRPSVRFNQRRSWDDTAVLDHQLSTENRYRKPLSSSPVRRRPSSMRNDSRKYSKLESKALREAWLNENVFPQFAGSIYSASSAALMASSAEEPPTVRHCKNSAYTLREYLRPCPAIPPYRPGRRKVDSVEANVSSGTTDSVFTPGSMEMSGTSTLATTSGSVNVNATSSPTTSFDSMQARYSTRPTVHSPPIRHQSSRFQDDSLETAETSQSVEVQVSSTLTTRSSSTSMQPHMSSDSSMGYPPLFVNKNAASTMARDVLIRERAISSANSRKSCLKEANTRKSRLTTFKDPSRLEWTKRYLYTLAPTTNRNSYHHDRSSSMSRVSSSDPRDFQIYTVQQRPWQSNPDLRMQKWKPNALTKTNLGFHSSSAEDSLDALDLLNQKKQFLKQLFGEKKDDEGSYRSLKREARSLALLQSATLPRCLSAGRSRSSENSGQYSTGYGSDDLAKWKANSCNSGRSIKKIIPDYKKSHEMLARELDFRKKQNLTTTARPFIFSTDNLLSTEKFSLGSEAANCDEKRSSFSTRQTPRNKLVPSSARLRSPDKQQRSCVKFDALQSFNSPLQPASGENKASVLRRRLTKKKCEEQLANSWQQQERERERRSRLRAIRLDPAWTNVRGGDQALEDIAHRRCYKEVVERERLLQYYMDKEEMLTRVWQMPPLFERQAMDKKEIHPSGLQVYPDRTSATTLNMSFNPTNSRSSGGVRKKTAFRNSPKTEESLDCYMASESLQLSRPSTAKSSNDRFKARQRL, encoded by the exons ATGAGCTATCGCCCAGGTGGAAGTCAATCAAGAAATCGTAGGCTCATACCCCAAAAACTAAGCCATTTCTTCTCTAGTTTCCCCGATTCGTATGAATTTCCAGCCGTCCCCGATTGGCTTCTTCGACGGCCTATGGGGAGTGTCTGGTGCGTGCCCAAGTCGCCACAACAGCAACATCGACACGGCAGTGCAAGAAATACTGGTCGACGTAACCGCATCGAACCTGAATCAAATGCCCAGTTTCTTCCACGAAACCGATCCAGCAGCAGAAAACGAACTGATAAAGTAGCCGATTTAACGTACAAGAATACGTGGTCGTCTTTCCTAAAAACCTCGAAATCAGACCAAGTCACGTTTTTCCCCATCAAAGCTCCGCCAACCATGGTTGAACCAGTCAATGGAAGGCCAAGCGTTCGTTTCAATCAGCGCCGGAGCTGGGATGATACGGCCGTGCTCGATCACCAGCTTTCTACCGAGAACCGGTATCGTAAGCCCCTGAGTTCCAGTCCTGTCCGACGCCGTCCGTCTTCCATGAGGAATGACTCTAGAAAATATTCCAAACTTGAATCAAAAGCGTTGAGAGAAGCTTGGCTCAATGAAAATGTCTTCCCACAATTTGCAGGCAGCATTTACTCGGCTAGTAGCGCAGCACTAATGGCTTCAAGCGCGGAAGAACCACCAACCGTCCGCCACTGTAAGAACTCGGCGTATACTTTGCGGGAGTATCTTCGACCATGCCCTGCTATCCCTCCGTACAGGCCGGGAAGGCGAAAAGTTGACTCTGTGGAAGCAAACGTTTCGTCTGGAACCACCGATAGTGTTTTCACCCCTGGCTCGATGGAGATGAGTGGAACATCGACTTTGGCCACTACGTCGGGTTCAGTGAACGTCAATGCCACTTCGTCGCCCACAACTTCTTTCGATTCCATGCAAGCACGATACTCAACTCGACCTACCGTACACTCACCCCCAATTCGACACCAGAGTTCTCGTTTTCAGGACGATAGTCTGGAAACCGCTGAAACAAGCCAATCAGTGGAAGTACAGGTTTCATCAACCTTGACTACTCGCAGCAGCAGCACCTCTATGCAGCCCCACATGTCCAGCGACAGTTCGATGGGTTATCCACCACTTTTCGTCAACAAAAATGCAGCGTCAACGATGGCACGTGACGTCCTTATAAGGGAAAGAGCCATCTCGTCTGCTAACAGTCGCAAGTCTTGTCTGAAAGAAGCCAATACTAGGAAATCTCGTTTAACCACGTTCAAAGACCCGTCCAGGTTGGAATGGACAAAACGTTATCTATACAC ACTTGCCCCTACAACTAACCGAAACAGTTATCACCACGATCGAAGTTCATCAATGTCCCGCGTCTCGTCATCAGACCCACGCGATTTCCAGATTTACACCGTCCAGCAGCGGCCGTGGCAGTCTAATCCCGACCTAAGGATGCAAAAATGGAAACCCAATGCTCTTACGAAAACTAACCTTGGATTTCACTCTTCCTCTGCCGAGGATTCCCTTGATGCTCTAGATTTGCTGAATCAAAAAAAGCAATTTTTGAAACAATTGTTCggagaaaaaaaggacgatGAAGGTTCATACAG ATCGTTGAAACGTGAGGCACGTTCGCTGGCCTTGTTACAAAGCGCGACTTTACCCCGTTGTCTATCTGCCGGTCGCAGTCGTAGTTCGGAGAATTCTGGTCAGTATTCGACTGGTTACGGCTCAGACGACCTGGCGAAATGGAAAGCGAACAGTTGTAACAGCGGCCGCAGCATCAAAAAGATAATACCTGATTATAAAAAATCCCATGAAATGCTGGCTCGTGAGCTTGATTTtaggaagaaacaaaatctgACCACAACAGCTCGGCCATTTATTTTCTCTACCGATAATCTCCTGTCGACAGAAAAA TTTTCATTGGGATCCGAAGCAGCTAACTGTGACGAGAAGCGTTCGTCGTTTTCCACTCGTCAGACACCTCGCAATAAACTAGTGCCATCTTCAGCTAGATTACGTTCACCTGATAAACAGCAAAGATCCTGCGTTAAGTTTGATGCCCTCCAATCCTTCAATTCACCTTTGCAACCGGCCAGTGGCGAAAATAAGGCTTCAGTTCTTCGGCGAAGATTGACAAA gaaaaAATGTGAAGAACAGTTAGCGAATAGCTGGCAACAACAAGAGCGAGAACGTGAGCGGAGATCTCGTCTGCGTGCCATTCGTCTTGATCCTGCTTGGACAAATGTCCGTGGCGGTGATCAGGCCCTGGAAGACATAGCACATAGGCGCTGCTATAAAGAGGTAGTGGAAAGGGAGAGGCTCCTGCAGTACTACATGGATAAAGAAGAGATGCTGACTCGTGTTTGGCAAATGCCTCCTTTGTTTGAGAGGCAAGCAATG GATAAGAAAGAGATTCATCCGAGTGGACTTCAAGTGTATCCTGACAGAACATCTGCCACCACATTAAACATGTCGTTCAATCCCACAAACAGCAGATCTTCTGGCGGGGTTAGGAAAAAGACCGCATTCCGAAATAGTCCGAAAACAGAAGAAAGTTTGGACTGTTATATGGCTAGCGAATCACTTCAACTTTCTCGGCCAAGTACAGCAAAGAGTAGCAACGATAGGTTTAAAGCACGGCAACGCTTATAA